The genomic window GCCATCACGCCTAACAACCTCAACAACGCACCGTTTTTGAGACGTCATGTTTTTGCCGATTCCGGAAAGCGCGTCGCTATACTATCATTCGGTGTTTCGCGCATCCGGCTGTTGCACAAGGAGAGTTCGGAGCATGCACATCTTCTCACCGCGAAGTTGGACGGCGGCCATCCTGATCGTGACGGCTTTTGCCGCCATCACCCAAGCCGCCGGAATGAGCGTTCACTGCGAAGTAAGCACCCGCGCCGCCCACTATTTCGACTTCGACCAATACCCCGCCTATCGCGATATCGTGCAAGCGCACCCCGAAGCCTATCAGGCCGGATCTCCCTTCCCCGATTGGGGCTACGCCTTCGGGTATCACGACCCTTCCGAGGACGCCCATTGGCCTCCTTTTCTGATCACCTTCGCCGAATACATTCACGATACCTATCCCAAGCCCTGGGACGAAGATACGAAAAAACTCGTGGCATTCCTCGCGGGCGTAATTTCCCACGCCAATGCCGACCTGGATTGGCACGGGCTCGGCGGCGTGGACGAGGGCACCATCGACGTGATGTCCGAGCAGGAATTCCACGGTGACTGGAACGCCGCGCACGGCATCGCCGACACCGGCGGCGAATTCATCGACCGCTACGAGCGCGACATGGACTGGCTGGAACTGCGCTGGTATTTCCCCTTCGCGGACATCGTCGCGGTGTACGAGCGCTACGGCTACGAGCCCGGGTACATCACCGAAGAAGTGTTGCGACCGCGCACCTTCATGCTCTTTCTCGGCGCGCTGGCCAATCGCCTCGGCGGCTGGCTGCTCTACCCCGATTACGCGCGGCAGTCGCCCTTTTTGGTCGAGGAACTCAACGATTATTTCATCGGCGGCCTCGACGGCATGGCGATCCGTGTGATGTGGCAATGGTGGGATTACTTCACGATCATCGAGGAAGGCGGTTCCGACGCGCTGTCGCCCGCCGTGGCGTGGGGGGAAGTGGAGCGACACGAAAACCCGCTGCTGCCTCCTCTCGAACAACTGCTCTTCGTCGCCAACCTCGCCGACATCGAAATTGAACGAGGCGAGCGCGGCGTGACTTACATCGCCCGCTTGCCCCGCCCCCTGGTGCGCAACGACCAGATCGATAAGCCCGACATCGAGCCGGTAACGCCGGCCGTGTCTTGGTTCGCCGACGAACCGTACCGCTACGTGGGGCACCGCTTCGCGCGCGGCGATTTCAACGGCGACGGCACAGCCGATCTGGCCCTGGGCGGACACGGCTACGGCGAGCCGGGCCTGCCGCAACTGGGCGAGGTGTACGTGTTTTTCGGCGGTGCGCCGCTTCTCGGCGAGGTGTCAATCGAGGAAGCCGATCTCGTGCTGCAAGGTGGTGAATCCCACGGCCGCTTCGGCTGGCAATTGGCCGTCGTCGATCTCAACCGCGACGGCGTGGCCGACCTTGCCGTCTCGACGCCCACCACCCAAGCCGACGCTACGGAATACCGGGGCGAAGTGTCGGTGTTCTTCGGCGGCGGCGATTTCGGCGGCGAGCCCGACATCATCGTGGCGGCGGCGGAAACCTACGCCAACCTCGGCCACAGCCTCGCCGGGGGCGACCTTAACGGCGACGGGTTCGCGGATTTGATCGTCGGTTCGCCTTATGCGCGAAGCAGCGGCTCGCAAAACGGGTTGGCTCTCGTGTTTTTCAGCGGCCTGGCGGCGGGGACGTACTCTCCTGCCGACGCCGATTGGCTTGTCTTTGGCGAGCAGCCCTACGATTGGTTCGGGTACGCCCTCGGACACTACGAAACGCCGACCGGCAGGCGCATGCTCGTGGTCGGCGCGCCGGGGTGCGACACCGACGACCGGCAGGCCACCGGCACGCTCTACGCCTACGACTTCACCGGCGCGATCCCGACGGAAGCGTTTCTGGAACTCAGCGGCCGCGACGAATTCGACAAGGTCGGAAGCGCCTTCACCTTCGGCGCGTACTACGGAGACGGTGAGCCGTGGCTCGCGGTCGCCGCCCCAACCCGCAGCGACGGAAGCCTGACCCACACCGGAGCCGTGTATTTGCTTCAACTCTCGTGGCTCGCCGGTGCGCAATCGATCGACGACTTCGCCGGCGCACAAATTCTGTTCGGCGAAGCAAACTGGTCGCGGCTCGGCCGCCGTTTGGTCACCGGCGACGCCAACGCCGACGGCACGGACGATCTGTTGATCGTCCAACCGTGGCACGGCACATGGACCAAACGCATGGTCGGGACCGCCTATCTCTATCTTGGAGGGCCGGGTTTTCTGGGCGACCACACTCTCGCCGACGCCACGTGGACGATCCCCGGCCAAACCCATCAGGCAATGCTCGGCGACGCGGCGCACATGTGGGATGTCGACGGTGACGGCCACGACGATGTGCTGCTCGGCGCCCCCCGCGATTCCCGCCACGCCAGGCACGGCGGCACTGCCAATATCTACCTCGCCCCGGTGCCGCGCCCGGCTGTCCTCACCCCGGCCGTGGCCTCTCCCGGCGACGAAGGGCGCTTCACGTTGACGGGAGCCGGCTTCTTCAACGGAGAGCTGACCCTGACCTTGGGCGGCGGCGACGTCCTGAAGCCGCGCAACGTGCAGATTGAAAACGTCGAAACCGTATCCTTCGATTTGCGGATTCCCGCCCGCGCACCGCTGGGCGCGTACGAACTGACGATGGAAAACGTCTTCGGCCAAGGCTTGCTGCCCGACGCCCTGACCTTGGTGGACGACCCACCCGCCGATGATGATGACGATGACGACGACGATGATAACGACGATCATGATGACGACGATGACGATGACAATGACGATGACACGGTCGACTACACGATTCACGGCGGAGACGAAAACAACAAGGAAGACGGCTGCGGTTTCTGAGATGGACGCGCCGCCGCACACTCGCCGCGCGCTCGCTGCATAACATCGCCTGATTGACGCAACGCATGTGCTCGCCTAATATGCCCGCCGAGACATAAATACACAAAACGGATGGCGCATGCGTCGCGTATTGATGATCTGCATAACCCTGGCCTGGTTGGCGGCCCTACCGGCGTGCGGGCCCGGTTGGGAAGGGTATGACGACCAATACTCCGACCCCGGTCCGGTTCCCGCCGAGCCCTGGGAAGGCGAGGAAAGCATCTTCGTCGAATTGGCTGATACCAGCGTGGAAGTGCCGCTGGCGGGCCTGGATACGCGCGACTACCTCGGCGTGCGTGCCGTGCTGATGGCTGATTTGATCGTCGCCTCCGGCCTGACGCCGAATCCCGAATCGTACTGGTACGATTTCACCGCCACCGACGGTTACAACCTTTTTCGCAAGCGTTACGAGGACGCGACGTTACTGCCGAGTTGGGCGGAAATGACGGTCGGATACTTGTACTTCGACGCACGTTACGACGATTTAGCCGCGGGCTGGAGTCAATACCCCTGGGGCAGCGCGCTTTCGGCTTATCAAATCAAGTGGATGAACGGCGGCACGATCACGCTGCTGCCCGTCGAGTAACATCATGAGGTATGCAATGAGAAGCTTGGTTCGGTTGTTCTTGATTCTCTCGCTGTGTTTCGCCCTCGCCTTCGTATTGGGCTGCGCCGAGAAAAGCTCCGGCAACGACGATGACGACGACGAAGGCGACGACGACACGCCGCCCGAATCCGGCGTCGGCTCCTACACCATCCACTTGAATATGGTCGCCACATTGATCGGTGAAAGCCTCGAGCCCACCGGCCGCGAAGTCTACGACGCCGCCGGCGACACGGCCAACGTGGAGGCCATCGCTCTGCAAGATTACCTCGCCGCGCTGACGCCTTTTGCCGAAGATGCCGACGGCTTCGACTACCTCTTTCTAACCGAATTCGAAGACGAGCAGGTCGGCCCGATTTCCTATGCCGACCTCGCCGATGCCGTCTTTTATGAAGACACCGCGGCCGCCGCGCTCTGCCTGGGCTTCCTCAGCGCGGGCCACGAGACGCAAAGCCTGTGCGGGCTCGAACTCGGCTGGATCGTCACCGTGCCGCAAACCGACGCCTTCGATTTCGTCGCGCTGTCCGACCTCAACACGCGCACCGGCGAGACGCCCGACCATTTGGGCGAGACCGTCGCCGTGCAGGCCATCGTGCATACGGGCACGAACACCGTGGTGTCGGGAACCTACGTCAAAGCCTATCTGCAGCAGGACGGCTACGGCGTGAAAGTGTTCGCCGACGCGGGCGCGACCGAAACCAACCAGGGCTACGACGGGCAACTGGTGACCGACATCGAAACCTTCATCGGCGACGAAGTGTTCGTGCTGGGCCGCGTCACGGTGCACGACGGCATGATCGAACTCGTGCCCAAAAGCGGCTACCACCTCGCGGTGGTGTCGATCGGTAATGACGTCGCGGCCCCGTCAACATTGACGATCGACGAACTCGCGGCCGATCGCTATCGCTACGCTGCCGCGTTGGTGCGACTCAACGACGTGGAGATCGTCGACGTCAATCCGGACATCCCCACGACCGACTGGCCGATGTACGGCACGAAGTCGAAGGACATCTCGATTCGCCACACGAGCGGCGGCGCGAAAATGGTGCTGCCGGTTTACGAGAACACCGGCCTGCCCGGTTCGGACAAACCGGCGGCGGGCTTCGATCTAGCCGGCGCATTTGAAGTGAGCGGCAGTTCGAATCAGGTCTACCCGCGGCGCATCGAGGATATCAATCCCTCGGCCGAACGCCTGGCGGGACAGATCAAAGTCAGCATCAACGGCGAAAACAAAAGCGCCGTCCTGCAACTGGACGACTTCCCCACGGGCTTGCAGCCCATCGGCGACGGCGGCGCGTTGGTGCCGGTTGTGTCGCTGGCCGAAATCATCCGCACGGCGGGACTGACGCGCAACCCGCGGGTCATGACCTTCAAACCCGTTGCCTACGACGACCGCCAACCCTTCCAAACCGCCATCTGGGAAGAGATGAAAAGCGGTATGGTGTACCAGGGCACGCGGGGAAGCGCCGACCAGCCGGACCCGATGCTCAACAGTTACTTCTGGCCACAGATGGGCCTCTCGGATATCTACTACCTCAACGGCGTCAACCGGGTCGCGGGTTTCCGGACCGTCGAACCGCCCGAAGAAGGCGAAGCGGATTACGGCGAGGGCATGACGCTGATCATCAACGGCACGTCCTTCGCCGTCCCCTTTGAAGGGTTGACCAAAACCGAATACGACGGTCAGGAAGCCATCGCGGTTTCGCAACTGATCAGCGACGGAGTGATCGAGCTGTTCACCATGAGCGGCAGCTTCACGACCGATCAAATCAAGCTGCTGTACGACTACCGCTTCGTGAATCAAGGTGGCAACGAAGACGTTGTGGTGCGCTTTGCGGACCTGGCCGGCGGCTACTTGCTGCTCGGCGACGACCCGCGGATCGTCTTCCCCGAACTGGGCGATTCCTACACGCTGGATGAGGTGCTCACCGTCGATATGATGCGCTACATTCAGGTGGAATTCGGTGACGGCAGCGACCCCGTCGTCGTTTACTTGCGCGATTGCGACACCGAATCGGTCGAAAACGACGCCGGCGAGACGGTCGAAGCTGTCTTCTACGACACAGTTGCCGTCGCGGCCGGCATCGAAGACACCGATTTCAACAAGTATCTCTACGATTACTGGCTCGTCTCCGCCGACGAATTCGTCTCCACCTGGAGCTACGGCCACGGCCACTTCGACCACCTGTACATCATCCCGTATGAGAATAGCGGCTTCACCACCGACTTCGGCGAGCACAGCGTCGGCGCCTACGGCGGCCGAGCTTCGACCAAAGCCGTGTACGAAATCCAACTCGCCGAGGTGCCGCGGGAAGCGCCCTCGATTCCGGTCGTCAGCATGCTCGACGGCGAAACCGTTATCTGGGGCACCGACGCCAACACCTGCGAAGGCTGCCACTGGAAAAGCGGCGAACTGCACTTGGAGGAAATCAACTGCTACTCCTGCCACGCCGAACCCTGAGCGCGGCGCTTAAAGCGCTGCTGATCGTCCTGCTTTTCGCCCTGCCCGCCGTCGCGCAGGACGACAAGGAAGACGACTCCGCCGACGACGCGCCCGTCTTCACCCAAGGCGAGGTGATCGTTACCGGCAAGCGTTCGCCCGCGGAATTGACCGCCTCCAGCCAGGAGATCACCGCAGACGACATCCGCGCGCTGGGCGCAAAAAATGTCGCCGAAGCCCTGCAACTGGCCACCGGCATGCGCGTGGACACCGCGCCCAACGCCCTGTCGGCCAACGGCAAACAGGAAACGCTGGCCGGGCTGCGCGGCTTCGACCCCCGCAACGTGATCGTGCTCATCGACGGCATCCCCGTCTACGAACCCTATTTCCGCGTGCTCGACCTGCGGCAGATCCCGGTCGGCGATGTGGCAAAAATCAAAATCATGAAGGGCCCCACCAGCGTGCTGTACGGCCCCAACGCCTTGGGCGGGGTGATCAACATCATCACCAAGCGCGGCGCCGGACCGGCCCGCGGACACGTCGACGCCTCCTACGGCGACGTGGAAAACTTCGCGGGTAACGCCTCGGTGCGCGGCGGGGCGCGCGGCTTTGAATACTTTCTGGCGCCCGGTTTCGCCAAGAGCGAGGGCTACCGCGTCTCCGACGACTTCGAGCGCACGCGCAACGAAGACGGCGGCCTGCGCGAGAACTCCGACTTCTCCGACTACTACGCCTCGGGCAAGGTCGGCTACTTCCGCGGCTTGACCGGCCTGACCCTCGCGGCCAACCACTACGAATTCACCGGCGGCGTGCCCTTCTCGATGGAAGCGGTCGAACCCTCGACGCTGTGGCGCAAGTTCTGGCGCAAAACCGGCGTCGCTATCTATGGCGACTGGGCGCCGGTCGACTTCCTCTACCTGCGCGGCAAGGCTTTTTACACGCGTTTCTACAACACGATCACGACCTTCGAAGACACGGCGCTCTCCACCATCGCTGCCGACGGCGACGCACTCAGCACCTACGATAACGACGTCTTCGGCTACCAGCTCATGCCCGAATGGCTGCTGGGGCCGGCCGGTTCGATCACGATGTCGCTGCTCTACAAGCAAGATCGCGTCGGCATTCAAGACGAAAAGGGCGGCGAGTGGACCGACTATGCCGCCGAAACCTACTCCGGCGGCGCCGAGTACGGCGTGTCGGCGTGGAAGCTGTGGCTGACCACCGGGGCGGCGTATCACTTTTTCCGCCGCGTGGAAACGCCCGGCGACGATTTGGGTAAAGACGACGGTGTGGCCGATTACCAAGCGGGCCTAGCTTTCGTGCCCCACCCGGCCATCGAACTGCACGCGGGCGCCGCGCACAAAACGGCCTTCCCGGATCTAAAATCGCTCTACGGCTCGCAGGGCAATCCGGAACTCAAGCCCGAGGCGGCGCTGAACGTGGACGCGGGATACCGGGCCTTCCCCCTGCCGCAGCTTTCCTTCGCTTCGACGTGGTTCTACTCCGACATCACCGACCTGATCGGCAAACGGGAACTGGGCAACGAGTTCGTCCTGGAAAACATCAGCGCGGCCACCATCACCGGCGTGGAAAACACGCTGGACCTGACTTTCTTCGACGACATCCTCACCGGTGGCTTCGCCTACACCTACCTGAACACCCGCGACGAGCGCGACGAACGCCACCTCGAGCGCCTCGATTTCCGGCCCGAGCACACCGCCTCGTTCGACGGCCGCGTCACCGCGCCTTTCGGTACTTCGCTCGCGGCGCAGTTCGTGTGGGTAAGTGAGCGGCAGTACGAAGAGCCGGGAAAGGACCGCGACAAGCAGGCGCTGCCGGAATACGGCTTGCTCAGCGCCCGCCTCGCGCACCGCCTCACCTGGGACGCCGGGCGTACGACGGCCGAGTTTTTCCTCGAAGGCAAGAATCTGCTGGATGTGTATTACGAATCCGCGCCGCAGAAAGCCGCCTCCGGCCGCATGCTGAACGGCGGCGTCGCCGTCGATTTCTAACGGGAAATATTCCCACCTCCCCCGACCGTGACAACACCGGCGCCGAACTCGTCAGGCAACGATCGAATCGTCGAGATATTTGATTCGTAACCGCAAATCGCCTACCGTTCGAGGGATCAGAAAAACCCACCTGGTCGAGGTGGATTCGGCATTATGAGATCGCTTTCTTTACCATTATGCTGTGACCTGTCGCCTTCCATCTCACGACGTGTAAAGGGGACCGCCATCAAGACTTTTTCCATCAAGATGATGTGGGTGTTGTCGCTTTGCCTTTTCGCCTTCTGTTTCGCTTGCGGCGGAGCGGACGACAATGACGATTCCGCCGAAATTACCGGCGACGACGATACCGGCGCAGAGAACGACGAAATGGAAGCGAACGATTTCGGCCCCCGCTTTTGCAAAGTCGACGAAGAGAAGGTGGAAGACGTCCTCGCGGGCATGACCCTGCGCGAGAAAGTCGCGCAACTCTATTTCGTCGGCATGCAATTGACTCCCTGGTTCGATTTACCGGAGACGCAAGCCTTGGTCCGTGACTTGGGCGTCGGCGGCGCGTACATCCAGGCGGTCATCGGCGTGGGGTTCTCCACGGAGTGGAGCGTCGCGAACATCAATCGCCTACAATCTATGGCTCTTTCGCGCGAAAACCCGATTCCTCTTATCATCACCATCGATGACGAAGGAGGCATCCCGCAAGCGCTAAACGCGATGATGGGCGGCACCGACGAGCCCGGCAATATGGGTCTTGGTGCGACCTTCGACCCGGACGCGACCTACGCCTCCCACCGGACCATCGGTCAGGAACTGCGGGCATTGGGAATTAACGCCAGTTGCGGGCCCGTCGCCGAACTCATGAACCGTCACGACGAATACTCGATGTACACCCGCTGCTTCGGCGAATCGTCGGAGGAAGTTTCGCAACACGTCGCGCAGGCGGTGCGCGGGCTTCAGGGACGTCTCGTGATGGCCACTGCGAAGCATTTTCCCAGCCATG from Candidatus Lernaella stagnicola includes these protein-coding regions:
- a CDS encoding zinc dependent phospholipase C family protein; translated protein: MHIFSPRSWTAAILIVTAFAAITQAAGMSVHCEVSTRAAHYFDFDQYPAYRDIVQAHPEAYQAGSPFPDWGYAFGYHDPSEDAHWPPFLITFAEYIHDTYPKPWDEDTKKLVAFLAGVISHANADLDWHGLGGVDEGTIDVMSEQEFHGDWNAAHGIADTGGEFIDRYERDMDWLELRWYFPFADIVAVYERYGYEPGYITEEVLRPRTFMLFLGALANRLGGWLLYPDYARQSPFLVEELNDYFIGGLDGMAIRVMWQWWDYFTIIEEGGSDALSPAVAWGEVERHENPLLPPLEQLLFVANLADIEIERGERGVTYIARLPRPLVRNDQIDKPDIEPVTPAVSWFADEPYRYVGHRFARGDFNGDGTADLALGGHGYGEPGLPQLGEVYVFFGGAPLLGEVSIEEADLVLQGGESHGRFGWQLAVVDLNRDGVADLAVSTPTTQADATEYRGEVSVFFGGGDFGGEPDIIVAAAETYANLGHSLAGGDLNGDGFADLIVGSPYARSSGSQNGLALVFFSGLAAGTYSPADADWLVFGEQPYDWFGYALGHYETPTGRRMLVVGAPGCDTDDRQATGTLYAYDFTGAIPTEAFLELSGRDEFDKVGSAFTFGAYYGDGEPWLAVAAPTRSDGSLTHTGAVYLLQLSWLAGAQSIDDFAGAQILFGEANWSRLGRRLVTGDANADGTDDLLIVQPWHGTWTKRMVGTAYLYLGGPGFLGDHTLADATWTIPGQTHQAMLGDAAHMWDVDGDGHDDVLLGAPRDSRHARHGGTANIYLAPVPRPAVLTPAVASPGDEGRFTLTGAGFFNGELTLTLGGGDVLKPRNVQIENVETVSFDLRIPARAPLGAYELTMENVFGQGLLPDALTLVDDPPADDDDDDDDDDNDDHDDDDDDDNDDDTVDYTIHGGDENNKEDGCGF
- a CDS encoding TonB-dependent receptor plug domain-containing protein — encoded protein: MIVTGKRSPAELTASSQEITADDIRALGAKNVAEALQLATGMRVDTAPNALSANGKQETLAGLRGFDPRNVIVLIDGIPVYEPYFRVLDLRQIPVGDVAKIKIMKGPTSVLYGPNALGGVINIITKRGAGPARGHVDASYGDVENFAGNASVRGGARGFEYFLAPGFAKSEGYRVSDDFERTRNEDGGLRENSDFSDYYASGKVGYFRGLTGLTLAANHYEFTGGVPFSMEAVEPSTLWRKFWRKTGVAIYGDWAPVDFLYLRGKAFYTRFYNTITTFEDTALSTIAADGDALSTYDNDVFGYQLMPEWLLGPAGSITMSLLYKQDRVGIQDEKGGEWTDYAAETYSGGAEYGVSAWKLWLTTGAAYHFFRRVETPGDDLGKDDGVADYQAGLAFVPHPAIELHAGAAHKTAFPDLKSLYGSQGNPELKPEAALNVDAGYRAFPLPQLSFASTWFYSDITDLIGKRELGNEFVLENISAATITGVENTLDLTFFDDILTGGFAYTYLNTRDERDERHLERLDFRPEHTASFDGRVTAPFGTSLAAQFVWVSERQYEEPGKDRDKQALPEYGLLSARLAHRLTWDAGRTTAEFFLEGKNLLDVYYESAPQKAASGRMLNGGVAVDF